The genome window ATGATTGCTGCCCGACCTCCCAGATACAACCTAGCTGTGAATTGACTTTGTCGCGATCTGACAAGAACTGAACCCTATACCACCCAACCTAAATTTCATTTTCATACTAGGTAATATGGTCAAGATGTCTGATACAAGAAACGTATCTGAGCAACATGAAATCCATGCAACTTCGCAGAGTGAACTTCCAGACTCCAGAAAAAAGGACATATCGCCACCACAATTGCTATCCAGGTCTTCgtctcttcagcctcctcctGGGGGTAATCGACCCCTTCTTCCACCCACAGGTAACATCCTGGGATCACCTTGTTCAAATCCTGATGCAACAAGTCGTCGCCATGTCAGAAAGTTCAGTCGATATATAGAGGCTCGCAATACCGTATCTGTATCGCAGCCTCAACCATTGTCGGTCTCGGCTGAACGCCCGAATAAGCGTCTGCGCCACCGTTCGTCAAGTCCCCAGCCAAGGGCCTTGGGGGACACACCCTTCCAGTACCACAGTTTAAACTCACAGAAACATGAGATCCGTCTTCTTCGGATCTTGTCGGACGTTTCAGCCAAGATCCGTTGCCAAATCTTTCACACTTCGCTGGACATGGTACAGGATTACATCGCGATTTCCTATTCATGGGGTGATCCCCTTGAAACAAGAGTCATTGAGCTGGATGGCCACCAGTTTCCTGTCACAACGAGTCTATGGCATGCCTTGTCCAGAATCAGATCTATATCCACTTCTGTGATTGTATGGGCAGATGCAATATGTATCAACCAgctcgacgatgaagaaagaagctATCAAGTTGGTCTTATGACTTCAATATACAAAAAGGCCTCCATGGTCGCCCTTTGGTTGGGACCGGAAGCCAACGACAGCTACGCTGCAACTGAGCTGCTCTGTGAACTGGCAGAGTGTAATAACTCGCGAACGGCGCTAGCCGCCCTGATAAACAATCGCAAACGCAAGCGTGATTGGCAAGCTCTGGTGGACTTGTTCGAGAGGGACTATTGGCGAAGACTCTGGGTGGTGCAGGAGATCTTCAATGCGCGTCAGGTGACCGTCTTCTGCGGAAACTCTGCTCATTCGTGGGACATCTACCTCCAGGCGTCTAAGCTTCTCAGAGCTTGCAAGGTGGACCTTATGAGAGCTTTCCACCTGGAAAAAGGGCGCCAGGCCTTGTCTTTGCGATCTGTCACATACGTGGACTGTTTGGTGGGTTTCGGGCCGAGCACTCTTCAGTCATTACATTCGTTGCATAATGCTGGAAGCGCAGATCTTTTCAGCTGCCTCTTGCTGTGTGCCGACAAACTCTGTCGTGACCCACGAGATAAGCTGTATGCTCTCCTGGGTATACTCCCAGAGAAAGACCAGACCCAATTTCAAGTCAACTACAAGCTGGATCCACGGCACGTATATACGGATATTGTTGACTATCTGATTGCGAAAACTGGCAGCCTCGATGTCATCTGCTGTGCCTCTAATCCTATTCTGACTGATaacatccacatccttcCCTCGTGGGTTCCAGATTGGTCAAACGGCTCTAGCTGGCGAAAGCCTCTTGCCTGGAACTTCAATAGGCATTTCAACGCCTCTAAAGACACCAGATCTTCGACATATCTCTCCAGTCGGAGAAGAAAGCTGTCGATTACGGGCATCGTCCTCGGCACAGCCGACTACGTCGGTATTGGGCTGGAGCATGCCCCCAGTACCAGCGCCTACCTCATGGCCTTCCTGCAATGGTATTGGGTGTTTACAAGCTACAAAAGCCCATTGAGTGACGACGATCACGAATCCTTTTGTAGAACCTTGTCTCTGAACCAATTCAGGTATCCAAGCTCTACATCAGTCGATGTCATTGGGCGAACCTACCAAGTCTTTACCCGATTTCTAGCCCAGCGTTACCAAGCGTGGAAACCAGATGAGATATTGCAGCGATACATCCAGGCGACCCCAGAAATGTCGATTGATGAAATGTCCCAGGCATTGGAAAACTACTTCAAGACAGCGATGAAAGGTCGCAAATTTGTTATCACCACTACGGGTCTCTTCTGTCTTGCCTCTGATAATACAAATGCTAACGATATTATATGCGTTGCTTTAGGATGTTCTATTCCTATTATACTGAGGCAGTTTGGGGAGGAGTTTAAAATAGTTGGTGATTGTTTTGTGGATAGATATATGTATGGACGGGCGCTAGATGAAGAAAGAACTGGGGCAAGAGAAAGGAAGGAGTTTATTCttatttagctatttaactattacttataagtttGCTTTTATCAACTAGAAATGTTAAACCTAGAAAGTATATAATTAGCTAATCTTTATCAAGATGCTCTGGCATACTCCCAGCTCTCTTTTATCTAATTGTTTACCTTTGTTACTGTCAGTCTTCTTAAAAATCTAGATACAGCCAGTGAAGGAATAGTCGCTCGGAAATATCTACAGTACTGATAAGCTTACTTGTTTAATGATAAGCTTACCTGTTTACTGATAAGCTTACCTATTGTTTTAAACCCCTGTAGCGTTAGTCTCCATTTTGGTTACGGTCCGATCCTATAATCCCCACCTTGCTTATCTCTAAACTTCTCAATGGCCAGATGACTGGATAATTGCCTGCGCATCAGGTCGATCCTACCGCGATGGAAACTATAATGGCGACGATTGATACGCCATTTGACGCCATCTCTGTTCTCCGTGGCCTTTTAGCAATAGTTCCTCTGTTGAACCTCGTTGAAGTGCGACCTTCCGTTCTAGGGTGCATCGGACATAGACCGTTTAGGAAGCTGTGCCAAGTCTGATCGCAAAGGCCCGGTCCTGGACCCATGGCGCAATATATTCCGTCAATAAGTCAGTTTGCCAAGAAATGGCAACGGCGCCTAGAAGCCGTTTTACCATAGTCTTGTTACGACTATAAATCGTAGCCAAGAGTCCTCGAATCTcccttcttgatatcaactccatcatcactTCTCCAATTACCTCTCTCTTCGTTCACGATGGCTAGCTTGCTTCGTCTCGCTCTCTACCTGGGAGCTTTCCTGcctgctgctcttgctgctccCACCGCACCAAGCAAGCGTTCAGAGGAGATACCCGGAAAATACATTGTCACCCTCAAGTCCTCTGCTTCTAGTGCAAAGGTCGAGTCTCACCTTCAGTGGGTTGGGGATGTTCATCGCCGCAGCCTTTCTAAGCGTGAGACTGCTGGTATCGAGCGTaccttcaacatcaagaactgGAACGCCTATGCTGGACAGTTCGATGAGGAGACTATCAAGGAAATTGAGGCCAGCCCTGAGGTAAGCTTCAGTGCTCAAACCTAAAGACTCCTGCTTACAAGAAACAAGGTTGCCTTCGTTGAACCTGATAAGATCGTCAAGCTCAACTTCGAGCAGTCCAGCGAACTGTCTGACAGGGCCCTGACTACCCAATCGGGAGCTCCCTGGGGTCTTGGAACGATCTCCCACCGTACCTCCGGCTCTACCAGCTACATCTATGATACTTCTGCTGGCGAGGGCTCCTATGCTTATGTTGTTGACAGCGGTGTTTTGATTTCTCACTCGCAGTTCGGTGGCCGCGCCGTTGCAGGATATAGCATCTTTTCTGGAGCCAACACTGATACTCTTGGACACGGTACTCATGTTGCTGGCACTATCGCCGGCTCTACCTATGGTGTTGCTAAGAAGGTCAGTACACGCGGAATTGTATTGAGCAGACCGTGCTAACGTCAATAGGCCAACATTGTTTCCGTCAAGGTGTTCCAGGGAGCAGAGGGAACCGATTCTGGTGTTCTCGCTGGTTTCAACTGGGCTGTCAACGACATCACCTCCAAGGGCCGCGCCGGCAAGGCCGTCATCAACCTTTCTCTCGGTATGATGCATCTGCCCGTGTCTTCCCGTTCTTCCACTAATGGCTAGTTTAGGTGGTGACGCATCTCAGGCTTGGGTAACTGCTATTGACGCTGCGTACAACTCTGGAGTCCTCTCTGTTGTCGCTGCCGGAAACGGTGATGAGGACGGAAACCCTCTGCCTGTGTCTAGCCAATCCCCTGCCAATGCAGCCAACGCCATCACTGTTGCTGCTCTCACCTCTGCCTGGAGACCTACTTCTTTCACTAACTACGGTACGCTGATCCCTTTGCTTTTTTGAACTCTGGAAGTGACTGACTGACCATTATCAGGCGCTGGTGTCGATATCTTTGCTCCCGGTCAAAGCATTCTGTCAGCATGGATTGGCTCTAACAGCGCCACTAACTCTATCAGTGGTACTTCGATGGCATCTCCCCATGTCGCTGGTCTCGCCCTCTACCTTAAGGTCCTTGAAGGTCTTACTACACCTGCTTCCGTCGCAAGCCGAATTAAGGCCCTTGGAACCTCCGGAAAGATCACTGGTACCCTCTCTGGCAGCCCTAACCTGATTGCCTACAATGGAAACGGCGCTTAGGTCTGGAAAGCATGATATGTTGATACAGTTCTAGGTAGACTTCATCCAAGTTTTGACATTGCTGTATGATAACCATAGAACAAACATAGCTTAAATTATACTTATGTTCTATGAGACAAATTGAAGTCTCCTGCAGCGTTGCCTGGAGCATGGTCTGCAGGAGCAACATGTTAATTACGGGTGCACAGGTACCAGGCGCGAGTCCCGCCGTCTGCACATCTCCGGTCATTCTGAGCTTTGTTCCCACGAGGTAAGGTGCGCGATTCAAGCATCAGCCAACAGGTCTATCAACTTAAAACACAGTTCAGGCAGCATACTAACTGCCACACAATAGCCCAAGACAAAACCAACTAATCAGTCTAACAACCCCCACAAACACCACCGCAACCACTGAAACTGCAATGGGCAAACTCGCCATCCTCCAATCAACCCCTGGCCTTGGCGAAATTGAACCCTGGGTTCTCGATCTCCGAACAAAATCTGGAATTGTCACTCAGCTCGAAATCTATTAGCCAATTATATCAGAGAAAGTCTTCTTCTATTAGTATACTTAGATGATAGTGGAAAACCTTAGAAGGTTGTCCTTAAATTCAATCCTATTACACAGTAGAGAAATTGCCTATTTAAACTGTGGCTTGGATGATAACCCAATAGCTTACAGCAGCAATTATGAAGCAAACCTGAAATCCAGCCTCTTGTTTCCCTTGTCAGTTGTTGTTTTTAGATAATTAATTCTCTCTTCCCTGCTCATGCCTTCCCAGATCTTATCTCTTCTATTATTTTCCCTAACATAGTAgaccttgatgaagatgtagaTCAAGATATTATAACTCAAGACACCAAGTAGCGCTTTATTTCCAGTGTAATAGTATGGTGCATCGTCCTTACGGTAGATCTGTGAGGATATAATGCTCGACATTTGAACGCTCATGTTGTAGAGCGAGGAGCCAACAGTACGAGTGCGGACGGATCCGGCATTGCGAGACGTCAAGGCCACAAGAATCGCATGAGGGTAGGGAGCGCCGACAAGAAGTGTAGAAAGAGTCCATTTTGTCCATTTCCAGCCCGGGAAGATGGGAGGCAAAGTGACCAGGGAAACCAGAAGTGGTAAGGACCATAGCTGGCCGATAACACCGAGAAGAACACGCTGATTGATCCTCTCGGATACCCAGGTCCAGAACAGTAGCTGTATAATGAACAAGGTATATGCCGGAATGGTAAGAAGATTGGTATGGAAAGTATCAAAACCAAGAGCCTTGCAGGTCAGTGTAATATATGCTTGGGGAGGCGCGTTAGGAATACCCCAGGAAAGACCGATGAGGTAGATAGGCCACATGTCGTAGTCAGTGAGAGCTTCCCATATCAGGCTGCCCGTTAAGCCCTGGCGGTTGTGCATGGTAGCCTTGCCAGGATCATCCCGAAGAACTCGtgtgatcatgatgatctcTTCGCGTTCAGTGAACCATCCAGCCTTGGGTCGCAGTAAACCTTTCCAGCCTGTGCGAGCCGTCTGTGTAGGGGATGGCGGTAAGTAGAGGAAGGTTAGTATGCCGATAAGTGCAGTGAAGGATCCCTCAATCAAGAAGAGATACCTCCAGCCTTCATGCAGCCCACTGTGGCCCCTGAGGTGGAGAATACCGTATGCCAAAAAGGCACCAATAATCTGCGTGCCTTGGTACGATGTCCAAAACCAACTTAGGCGTCGGGGGAGCTCCACATTCTTGTAAAAGTACGAAAGATAAAGAATGGTGTCGGGGATGAACCCTGGAAGTATGTAAGTCAGGGGCTCGTGACAGCAAACGGATACAAGCCAGGACAAGGCAGATACCCAGCATTAATGTATAATTACCTCCTTCGAGCATTCCAAGCAACCAGCGGCAAACAAAGAAGCTAGTCCTTCCTTGAAGCGCGGCTTGCGACATTGCCACGACACTCCAGAGTACCATCTGGATAGGGATCCAGACGTCTGGTCCAAGCTTCTTCCCAATGACTTGTGATGGGAGCTCTGCGAATAGGAACGAACAGTAAAATATCGTCATGCCATTGTTGTAGTCATTTGTCGTGAGACCGAGATCATCTGGACAGAGTTAGCGCTCGTAGCATACGAAAATGACTGTCGACCGTGAGCTTACTTAGCATGCCATCCGAAAGAGCTTGAACAATATTGCCACGGTCCAGCTGGAGAGCAAAGAACATGATACAGGCGGGAAGTGCAATGAACCAGTCAAGCTACCATCGGCATTAGTATTGCTGTTCATGAAAACATATTACGTGAGCGACATACCCGTCTTaccagcttctcctcctcctggGCTTCCCAAGTCGCAGAAGGCTCGAAGCGGTGAGCACCCTCGAAGCCATCTACTATCTTGTAGATATCCACGGCTTCGGGAGCAGCAAAGACATTGTGATGGTTATTCACAAAGTCACTGTGTAGGGAAGCGGTCTCTGAGCCTGTCGAGTAGCCTTCGTCGACTGGTACGTGGCTGAGATCTTTGCCATAGAGATGATACCATCTTTGACGCTTGACAGGCTGTGTCGCGAAGTCTCCAGCGGGATAGGATTCAGCGTGACCGTCTTTACTAGACATTTTCAAAGACCGTTTCATCGAACTCTGGCTGTCTGTGGTCTATGGTAAAAGCTACCGTGGAAAGCTTcattttatatattctaGTCTCTGCCGCCGTTATCGATTATTCTAGCCGAGCTAGAAAAGGCGAAAGATAAAAGTGCCGTCTTATCCGAGAAGTAGCTATTGCGTGACGCGATAAAGCTAGGTGATAGCATTTTAGGGGAAGTGGCGGCACGGCTGGTTGAGGCTATCTTGAATTTGCGTTTAGGCACAAGGTATAAAGTGCAGTCGGTAGATTGTAGCGCCGAGTAGCCATAGTGCCATAAAGCGCGGGATTTGCGTGATAACTTGCGTGATTAGCACTAGCGTTAAGCAGCTAGCTGCCAGGCTTATACATTAGTGAAAAGAATCATCCAGCTTATCAGATAAACAGAGGAtaaacaaaacaaaacgAATAACAAGGGTCATCCCATATCAATTCACTGTAGATTCATTCACGACCTTATCTACCCcaagtttatttatatcctGTAAGAATTTAGCAGGCTATTGTCTGAAACGCTCCACCCCTGCTGGTTTCTACGTGTCTTAATCTCAGACATCTAACCAACACTTGCtatactaaatatattaacAATATTACATAACAACAAGGaaagaaaatattaaataaaaaggcAAGCCTAACGCTGCTTGGGCAGCGACATTGAAAGTGCACTTAGAGTTGTCCACAAATGCGGATGTGTTACCCGGCTACTTAAGACCTTAGTTGGCCGGGCTAAATGAGTTGGCGAACAGCGTTTCAGGGGCactccttggacttggttcGTCTATCGTGTCGTCTCATGGGGCACCGCAACTCCGATTGTCGCCCGCATAGTTCCTGTTTCCACTCAGGCGGTAACTCCAAAATCGGATGTCAGACATGGACTTTCTCACCATTCGCCTGGCGCTAAGTTTGGCTTTCGGGTCGGGGCATGTTTTGATCACTGCTTTGAAAGGTTTTATGTTAGGATTTATCTGGAAGAGGAGCGCATTCAAACGCTCTCTAGCTCCAAGCAGGTCTTTCCGATCTGGATGATCTTAAGGAGTTTATCGCAACAACGCTAATATGAGTATTCGGTACCTCGCTATTCTCTGCACAGGCTTAATTAAAAGCGATCCAAGACCCCAGACATGAGTAAGGTGCTCGGTGACTTCTCTGCACTGCTCCATCTAGTAAACAACggtttgatgttgttgatacCGCCGAGTACTCTTTGACCTCTTCGTCTTTTTTTAAGAACTTCTCGATTACTAATACCCTACTTTCTCGTGTTAGCGACATCTCTTTTAGTATTGCGCCACTAGTATAATGCCAGAGTTGCAATGCCATCTGGTACAACAAGCGTTATGATCCAGATTTTAACTTGATAGAGCCAGAACAGGTGAGTACTCTCTCCTTCGGGGTTATATTGACGCGGAACAAAGTCTAGACGTTGGGCACCAAGAGGGAATAAGTATTCCGATGGTTCCTTGGTCCTTTGGGTCCGGCTGGAGATCGAGTCCAAGGATTCCGGACTTGTGTTCATCCATGATGCTGTATCTCAGTCGTTTGTTCTCGTATGTCGTGGGAGACTGGCTTAAGCAGAATGATCCTTGCTAGCCTGAGACAATTCATGGCGTATGGGCAGGTTCGCTTTATGGGTGCGTCCGGTTAGGGAAGCGACCTCGGACCTCGCACTAAGATAAGGATGGTCAGGATGATCTTGACCATACTCTGTACATTTCCCAACATAATCATCCCCTTTGACACAGAGTACCAACGGCTCGGCTCCACAAAGGTACCTCGTTTTCCTTCTCCACACGGATCTCACCTATAATGGatttaagatatatttacCCCAGGTTTTCCTATTCCTTTTTAGACTGCTTTTGAGGTTAcaattttatatatatctagcCTATACATCTTGCTATAACTAATATCCTCCATTTTGCCTTACTGCCAACATGATATCTCTCCTTTTTCAATTACTGCTAGCATTGTTAGCTCTGGCCATCAGCTACAAAGTGGCGATTCTTCTATACAACAAattccattctcttcttaAAAATGTCCCTGGTCCAATAGTTGCAAGACTCACTGATCTGTGGTATGTAAATCGAATTCGGAAAGGTCACTTCGAGCGTGACAACATCGCGCTTCATCGCAAATACGGCTCCGTCGTTCGTTATGGTCCCAAAGGATACAGCGTTGAACATCCCGAGGCCGCTCAAGTTATCTATGGTATTGGTAAAGCCGACAAGTTTGCCAAGCCCTATTTCTTCAGAGCATTTGCTACACCAAACCCTGACCAGCCATCCGTCTTTGCGCACGAGAATATCAAAGAGCATGCTCAACTACGTCGGCTATATCAGAGTACCCATGCCATGTCAGCCCTTATCTCATATGAGGGTTTTGTCGACGAGTGTTCAGATTTATTTGATCAGCGACTTCGAGAGATGGCTGGCGattcaacatctccaactATGTCACCACTTATTGACCTGGCCAAGTGGCTTCAATGCTAAGCCTTTGGCGTCATCAGTATGATAACATATTCGAAAAGACTGGGATTCCTTGATCAGGGCGTTGAAATAGCATGGGTCATGGAATCTCTGGAAGGATTTCTCTTTTATGCCAGTGTTCTCGGTGTTTATCCTCGGCTTCATCCCTTGTTATTCCATGTGCGCAACTGCCTTGCTGGGAACACAGGGAGCGGGATCCAATACGTCCTGCAATTCACCGAGAAGCTCATGAAAGAGCATCAAGCAAAGCCCAAgaatcttgatcttgacgataAAAATAAGCAACGCATGGACTTCCTTTCCAAATATGTTGCTCGGCATCGCAAAGGCCCATTGACATATAATGACTGGTATGTTCTTAGTGGATGTGCATCTAACATGACAGCTGGATCCGATACCACTGGCATCAGCCTCTCAGCTATCATGTATTTCCTTATAACGAGCCCAAAGGTGTTGGGCAGACTTCGTCAAGAGGTGGCTAAGCACCAGGAGCGAGCATTGCACCCCCGTCACTTCAGCTTCAAAGAGGTACAAGGAATGGAATATCTACAAGCTGTCATCAAGGAAGGGTTGAGGTTGCATCCCGCAGTCGGTCAGCCATTGGAACGGATCATCCCTAAAGGTGGTGTAACCATTACGGGACAATTCTTCCCGGAGGGAGTAAGCCAAACATATAACCCATTTATATGATCGACTGAGCTTACATTTATGATCAGACAATTGTAGGAGTCAACTGCTGGGTAGAGCACTATAGCTCAGCCTTCTTCGGCCCTGATCCAGATGCATTTCGACCCGAGCGCTG of Fusarium oxysporum Fo47 chromosome I, complete sequence contains these proteins:
- a CDS encoding heterokaryon incompatibility protein-domain-containing protein, which encodes MSDTRNVSEQHEIHATSQSELPDSRKKDISPPQLLSRSSSLQPPPGGNRPLLPPTGNILGSPCSNPDATSRRHVRKFSRYIEARNTVSVSQPQPLSVSAERPNKRLRHRSSSPQPRALGDTPFQYHSLNSQKHEIRLLRILSDVSAKIRCQIFHTSLDMVQDYIAISYSWGDPLETRVIELDGHQFPVTTSLWHALSRIRSISTSVIVWADAICINQLDDEERSYQVGLMTSIYKKASMVALWLGPEANDSYAATELLCELAECNNSRTALAALINNRKRKRDWQALVDLFERDYWRRLWVVQEIFNARQVTVFCGNSAHSWDIYLQASKLLRACKVDLMRAFHLEKGRQALSLRSVTYVDCLVGFGPSTLQSLHSLHNAGSADLFSCLLLCADKLCRDPRDKLYALLGILPEKDQTQFQVNYKLDPRHVYTDIVDYLIAKTGSLDVICCASNPILTDNIHILPSWVPDWSNGSSWRKPLAWNFNRHFNASKDTRSSTYLSSRRRKLSITGIVLGTADYVGIGLEHAPSTSAYLMAFLQWYWVFTSYKSPLSDDDHESFCRTLSLNQFRYPSSTSVDVIGRTYQVFTRFLAQRYQAWKPDEILQRYIQATPEMSIDEMSQALENYFKTAMKGRKFVITTTGLFCLASDNTNANDIICVALGCSIPIILRQFGEEFKIVGDCFVDRYMYGRALDEERTGARERKEFILI
- a CDS encoding peptidase S8/S53 domain-containing protein is translated as MASLLRLALYLGAFLPAALAAPTAPSKRSEEIPGKYIVTLKSSASSAKVESHLQWVGDVHRRSLSKRETAGIERTFNIKNWNAYAGQFDEETIKEIEASPEVAFVEPDKIVKLNFEQSSELSDRALTTQSGAPWGLGTISHRTSGSTSYIYDTSAGEGSYAYVVDSGVLISHSQFGGRAVAGYSIFSGANTDTLGHGTHVAGTIAGSTYGVAKKANIVSVKVFQGAEGTDSGVLAGFNWAVNDITSKGRAGKAVINLSLGGDASQAWVTAIDAAYNSGVLSVVAAGNGDEDGNPLPVSSQSPANAANAITVAALTSAWRPTSFTNYGAGVDIFAPGQSILSAWIGSNSATNSISGTSMASPHVAGLALYLKVLEGLTTPASVASRIKALGTSGKITGTLSGSPNLIAYNGNGA
- a CDS encoding phthalate transporter, whose protein sequence is MSSKDGHAESYPAGDFATQPVKRQRWYHLYGKDLSHVPVDEGYSTGSETASLHSDFVNNHHNVFAAPEAVDIYKIVDGFEGAHRFEPSATWEAQEEEKLVRRLDRGNIVQALSDGMLNDLGLTTNDYNNGMTIFYCSFLFAELPSQVIGKKLGPDVWIPIQMVLWSVVAMSQAALQGRTSFFVCRWLLGMLEGGFIPDTILYLSYFYKNVELPRRLSWFWTSYQGTQIIGAFLAYGILHLRGHSGLHEGWRYLFLIEGSFTALIGILTFLYLPPSPTQTARTGWKGLLRPKAGWFTEREEIIMITRVLRDDPGKATMHNRQGLTGSLIWEALTDYDMWPIYLIGLSWGIPNAPPQAYITLTCKALGFDTFHTNLLTIPAYTLFIIQLLFWTWVSERINQRVLLGVIGQLWSLPLLVSLVTLPPIFPGWKWTKWTLSTLLVGAPYPHAILVALTSRNAGSVRTRTVGSSLYNMSVQMSSIISSQIYRKDDAPYYYTGNKALLGVLSYNILIYIFIKVYYVRENNRRDKIWEGMSREERINYLKTTTDKGNKRLDFRFAS
- a CDS encoding cytochrome P450; translation: MISLLFQLLLALLALAISYKVAILLYNKFHSLLKNVPGPIVARLTDLWYVNRIRKGHFERDNIALHRKYGSVVRYGPKGYSVEHPEAAQVIYGIGKADKFAKPYFFRAFATPNPDQPSVFAHENIKEHAQLRRLYQSTHAMSALISYEGFVDECSDLFDQRLREMAGDSTSPTMSPLIDLAKLGFLDQGVEIAWVMESLEGFLFYASVLGVYPRLHPLLFHVRNCLAGNTGSGIQYVLQFTEKLMKEHQAKPKNLDLDDKNKQRMDFLSKYVARHRKGPLTYNDWYVLSGCASNMTAGSDTTGISLSAIMYFLITSPKVLGRLRQEVAKHQERALHPRHFSFKEVQGMEYLQAVIKEGLRLHPAVGQPLERIIPKGGVTITGQFFPEGTIVGVNCWVEHYSSAFFGPDPDAFRPERWLDSDKLRLEVMNSHWMAFGMGARTCIGRHISILEISKLIPRLIRDFDFTFPEGAKEFKTNNR